Proteins encoded in a region of the Streptomyces sp. NBC_01471 genome:
- a CDS encoding ABC transporter ATP-binding protein, with product MSTDPAVEVRGLVKRYGAKTAVDGLDLTVGTGTVTAVLGPNGAGKTTTVETCEGYRRADAGTVRVLGLDPVADAAGLRPRIGVMLQSGGVYSGARADEMLRHMAKLHAHPLDVGALIERLGLESCGRTTYRRLSGGQQQRLALAMAVVGRPELVFLDEPTAGLDPQARRSTWDLVRELRADGVTTVLTTHFMDEAEQLADAVAIIDAGRAVAHGTPEELCRGGAENTLRFGGRPGLDVGSLLKALPDGSAATELTPGSYRITGTVDPQLLATVTSWCAQHGVMPDRISVERHTLEDVFLELTGKELRA from the coding sequence ATGAGTACAGATCCCGCCGTTGAGGTCCGCGGCCTCGTCAAGCGGTACGGCGCCAAGACCGCTGTGGACGGCCTGGACCTCACGGTCGGCACGGGCACCGTCACCGCCGTACTCGGGCCCAACGGCGCAGGCAAGACCACCACCGTCGAGACCTGCGAGGGATACCGCCGCGCCGACGCCGGCACCGTCCGGGTGCTGGGTCTCGACCCGGTGGCCGACGCGGCCGGGCTGCGCCCCCGGATCGGGGTGATGCTCCAGTCCGGCGGCGTCTACTCCGGCGCCCGCGCCGACGAGATGCTCCGCCACATGGCGAAACTGCACGCGCACCCGCTCGATGTCGGCGCGCTGATCGAGCGGCTCGGCCTGGAGAGCTGCGGCCGTACGACGTACCGCAGGCTCTCCGGCGGGCAGCAGCAGCGGCTCGCCCTCGCGATGGCCGTCGTGGGCCGCCCCGAGCTGGTCTTCCTGGACGAGCCGACCGCCGGCCTCGACCCGCAGGCCCGCAGGTCCACCTGGGATCTCGTACGGGAGCTGCGTGCGGACGGGGTGACGACCGTGCTCACCACCCACTTCATGGACGAGGCCGAGCAGCTCGCCGACGCGGTGGCGATCATCGACGCGGGCCGGGCCGTCGCACACGGCACCCCCGAGGAGCTCTGCCGCGGCGGCGCCGAGAACACCCTGCGCTTCGGCGGACGGCCCGGACTCGACGTCGGCTCACTGCTGAAGGCGCTCCCGGACGGGTCTGCGGCCACCGAGCTGACCCCGGGCAGCTACCGGATCACCGGTACGGTCGACCCCCAGCTGCTCGCCACCGTCACCTCCTGGTGCGCCCAGCACGGAGTGATGCCCGACCGCATCTCGGTGGAGCGCCACACCCTCGAAGACGTCTTCCTGGAACTGACCGGCAAGGAGCTGCGCGCATGA